The Natronolimnobius baerhuensis DNA segment GTGAGCGATGAATCGGTTTAGGAGACGACGCACCGTCGGCACTGCAGCGAGTTCGCCACGTCGGTCGAGCACCCAAACATACAGGACGAGCCCTTGCACGACGAACACGTTCGCCACGAGGAAAAACAGCGCTTCCTCGAGCGGGAGGCCGGCGAGTCCGATCCCGATTGTGTGCGCGTCAGAGATCATCCAGATTCCGAGCGAGATGGCGATCCAGTCGGCGACCCACAGGTAGAGAGTCGGGATGCCAACCGCGAGCAGTACCTGCCGGCGCTCCCGGAGGAGATAGGTGAGACCAAACCCCCACTGAATCGCGAGAATCGGGCCAGCCCAGAAGAGGATTGAGCCGAGGTAGAACGTCGCCGTCGTTCCCAGCAGCACCCACCCGGCGGCGCAGATCCCTAGCCCGGCCAGCACGCCGGCGATCCGATGGCTCGCGGGAAGCCGAAGTGACATATCGGAGACCTCCAGAAACTGGAACAGCCAGCACGCCGTCAGCGTTGTCTGGAGGATGAAAAAGAGGTACTCCTCGAGCGGCGTGTGCCAGATCGTCGCGAGAACGGCCCCCTCGCCGTACCACCAGACGCCTTCGGGGACCATGGCGTTCGTCCAGGGGGTGGTGTAGGCGACTGCAAGGAAGACGAGAATAACAAGCCCGGAGGCTGCCCCGCGGTCCCACCGCGCCCGGTTGCGCCGAATTGCTAGCCAGCCGAGGACGAGGATCGGCGGTATGGTGAACACGAGGTGAAACTGCAGGTACGTCAACAGGGGCGTCATCGTCGGAAACTGATGGTAGAACTGGTAACAGAACACTCCCACACGAGTACAAGGTCACAGTCCCTATCAGTCATCGGCGGGGACACCAACGCCCCTCAGCGTGGAGCCGTAGTCGGCGTCGGCGGTGATCGTGTCGGGTTCGTTGACGGCGTACAGCACGATCAGCACGGTGACGATGTACTTCGTGATGATGTCCAACACGCTGTAGCCCCAGGAGGTCATCCAGACCTCGAGTAGGGCAAAGCCCTCGACGCCGAGCGCCCAGAGGACTGGGTAGCCGAACCAGCCGACGACGGTGAGTATCTTCAGCGTGTTAAACAGGTCCGCGGTCCCGGTCCGTTCAGATTCGCGGCTCCAGTCAACCATGATGACGTAGACGATCACCAGGAAGAAACTCGTACTGAGCACGAACCACCACCAGCGCATGAGGTACGAGGACGTGGTCAGTGCCGCAGCGAGGCCGGTGACACACATCGCGATTGTCATCGCGACCGTCGTCGTGATCTTCGTCAAATTCGAGCCAGCGATCATTCCGAGGACAATCAGGATGAACGGCGTCGAGAACGCCCAAGTGAGGTACCGACCCCACATCGTGAGTACTTCATCGCCCGCGAGAGGATGCCCGGTGGGCATCTCGACGAAACTCAACGTCAGCCCCGACATGAGGCCCGTGTAACTCGAGATCGAGACCACCGAGATCAGCATCGTTGCAACGATAATCAGTTTCGCGCGTGGGTCAGTAACCCCCCGGGCCATCGCGACAATAAAAAGAATCGTCAGGCCCGCAAGGGCGATATTCGACACAAACGAGAGCGTGAGTAGCGTATCGTCAAGCACGAACTCGAAGATCTCTCGCTGGGTTTCGGGTGTCTGCATCAAACTGTCCTGTCCGGTCGCTGCCAGTAAACTGATCGTATTCATGAGTTCGTTGTCAGATTGGGGACCCAACCGACCAGAACAACGTTCCATACTGGTAAGGTATCGTCACCAGCGAATACAGGGATCGCGATCAGATATGTGGACTCGAATGGGGGGAGACAGGGGCATCAGCCGTCCCCGCACCATCGCTTCTTTCACCTGGGAACATGAGGAAAGGGCTGCACAACAGCAGGCTGAGCGGATGCAGTCATGAGGGCCAAACTGAGTTGCAAGTCTCGCGCTCGTCCCGTTACGTTTTACCCCCACCAGCCCGAATCGTGGTGCAATGACTGCCCAGACCGTCCAGCAGGGCGACCTCGTGACCGTCATCGGCCTCGAGGTCCACGTCCAACTGGAGACTGACACGAAAATCTTCTGTGGCTGCTCGACTGACCAGACCGACGAGCCAAACGAGAACGTCTGTCCGGTCTGTCTCGGATTGCCCGGCGCGTTGCCCGTCCTGAACGAAGGGGCCGTCGAGGCCGCCGTCAAAATCGGCAAGGCCATCGACGCCGACATCCCCGAAGAGACCCGCTTCCATCGGAAGAATTACTACTACCCCGACCTGCCCAAGAACTTCCAGATTACCCAATACGACGAGCCGATCTGTCAGGAAGGAGAACTCGAGGTCTCGGTCGAGGGCGAGCGCCGAACGATTACCGTCGAGCGCGCCCATCTCGAGGAGGACCCGGGAAGCCTCCAACACGTCGGCGGCGGAATCGACACTGCCGACTACACCTTGGTCGACTACAACCGCGCGGGGACGCCGCTGATGGAAATCGTCACCGCACCCGACTTCCGCAGTCCCGACGAAGTCCGTGCGTTCCTCGACGAACTCGAGGAAGTGCTCGAGTACCTGAGCGTGTTCAACGCCGAGCGCGACGGCAGCCTGCGGATCGACGCCAACCTCTCGATAATTCCGGAAGACGAAATCGAGAGCAACGACGTCGACGAGATCGGCGCGGACGCGCTCGCGGCCGCCAACCGAACGGAAGTCAAGAACATCTCGAGTCACAAAGGAGCGGAAAAAGCGCTGGCGTACGAGGAAACCCGCCAGAAAAACGCCATCCAGCGCGGCCGTGCAGTCGAACAGGAGACCCGCCACTGGGACGAGAGTCGTGGGATCACAGTCTCGATGCGCTCGAAAGAGGAGGAAAAAGACTATCGCTACTTCGAGGAGGCTGATCTCCCGCCGCTTCGCGTTTCGGGCTGGAAAGACAAGATCGACATTCCGGAACTGCCCTCCGCGCGACGCGAGCGCTTCCAGGACGAGTACGACCTGAGCGAGGAAGCCGCCTCGAAACTCACCTCGACGAAGCAGGTCGCAGACTTCTACGAGGACATCGCCAGCGAGTTCGACCCCGACCTCGCCGCGACGTGGGTCGCGGACAACCTGCTCGGGGAACTCAACTACCGCGACATGGAAATTACGGACCTCGAGGGTCGACTCGAGGAGGTTACCCGCCTTGTCGAACTCGTCGCGACGGACGAGATTACGGCGAAAAACGCCCGCGAAACGGTGCTTCGCGGGATGCTTGATGACGACGCGGAACCGGACGACATCGTTGAGGCCGAGGATCTGGGCAAGACCGACGAAGGCGAGGTCCAGCAGGCCGTTGTCGACGCAATCGACGAGAACCCAGACGCTGTCGACGACTACGAATCCGGCGACGACGGCGCGATCAACTTCCTCGTCGGCCAGGTCATGCAAAAGACCGGCGGGAGCGCAGATCCCGGTGACGTGAACCAGTTATTGCGCGCCGAACTCGAGGAGTAGAACCAAGCGACGCCGTCCGAACCAACGAGAGAGGTGGGTTTCGGTTTTCTTCACAGAGACATTCGCAGCGGCACAGGCAGCGTGTTACTTTTAGGGTGTATTCGTGGTAGAATGCGCGCCGTTCTGGAGGGCCGATGGAGGCAACGCGGGTGAGTCCGAGTCGGCGACCCGAACGGTGACCGATGGTGATCACAATGGCGACAGATAAGATAGCACTCGTTCGACGAGATCCGGAGGAGGTATGGACGGAGGGCAACCTCGAGACGATAGACGAGATCTTCGCGGCGGATTTCGTCCTGCACGATCCGTCTTCGGCTGACGACTCGAAGGGGCGAGACGAGTACAGAGCGTACGTCGAAGCCTATCGGGAGGCGTTCCCGGACGTGGAATACGAGGTCGAACACGTACTTGCCGAGGACGATACCGTCGCACTGCGATACACCGCACACGGCACTCACGACGGCGAGTTCATGGGCCTGGAACCAACCGGTGACCAGGTCTCCGTTTCGGGCATGGAAATGTATCGAATCGAAGACGAACAAATCGCCGAAATGTGGACGAGTTACGACGCGCTGGGGCTGTTTCAGGAACTCGGTGTCGTCCCTCCGCTTGAGGATCTCGGCGAGAGCGCCGATCCAGCGTAATCTATCCGGTAGCGGAAACTCCGATCGAATGACCCCGCGAATTATGGGCGAGTGACGAGTGGGGGTCCGATATGGACCGGATCACGCTGGGTAACGAGGAGTTCGAGGGGAACAACAACACCTACGTCCTCGCCGGCGACAGCGCAGACGGCGATGGCGGTTCGCTCGCGCTCGTCGACACCGGCATTGCAACGCCAGACTGTCGGGCCGACCTCCGCGAGGGACTGGCCGAACGCGGCTACGAGTTTGCGGATATTGATGCCATCGTGCTCACTCACTTTCATCCCGACCACAGCGGACTGGCCGGCGAGATTCAAGCCGAAAGCGATGCGACAGTGTACGTCCACGCGGCCGACGCGCCCCTCGTCGCACAGGACACAGACGCCACAGCGGCCTTCGACCAGCGCCGCCGCGACGCCCTCGAGCAGTGGGGCCTTCCCGCTGCCCCAAAAGCGGAACTACTCGCCTTTCTCGAGGCCGCAGATGGAATCCAGGGCGAGCCCGCAGACGTGACGCCGATCGAAGACGGCGACGTGCTCGAGGTCGGCGGGCACCGACTCGAGACGGTGCATGCGCCGGGTCACGCAGCGGGACTGTGCTGGTTCGAGATTTCGGACGGCGCTGAAAGCGACGCCACCGAGGCGTTCGTCGGCGACACCATCCTGCCGGTCTACACGCCGAACGTCGGCGGCGCAGATGTTCGGGTCGAGCGCCCGCTCGAGCAGTATCTCGACACGCTCGAGCGACTCGTCGTACGCGACTACGACCGCGTCTGGCCCGGCCATCGCGACCCGATCGAGGAGCCGAGCGAGCGCGCGCGAACGATCGCCGCCCACCACCGCGAGCGGACCGAAAACGTCCTCGAGGTGCTCGCCGATCACGGGCCGGCGGATCCGTGGACGGTCAGCGCCCACCTCTTTGGCGATCTCGAGGGAATCCACATTTTCCACGGACCGGGCGAGGCGTACGCCCACCTGGATCATCTCTCTCAGGAAGGAGTTCTCGACCTCGAGGGCGGTGAGTACCGGCTGACGGTCGACCTCGAGCGCGTCGACCTCGATGCGGTGTTGCCGTCGATCACCGATTCGACGTGAGCGCCTAAAGCGAGCGTAGGCGCTCGAGGTCGTCCGCGTCGTGTCCGCAGATGACGGTCGCGTCCCGTCGGCGCTCGAGATCCTGCACTCGTTGCAGGCTCTCAAACCAGTCGCGCTTGCTCCAGAGCAGGCCACCGCCCATCGGCCGTTCGTCGTCGTAGTTCGCCCGCGTGTAGGCCTGATCGCCAGCGAGAATCACGGTTCCTGCGCCCGCGTCCTCGAGTTCGAGGACGACGCCGAGCAAGCCGGGTGTGTGCCCGGGGAGACGGACGAACTCGAGGCCGTCGAACCCGTGTGCGCGCTCGCCGTGGACGATTTCCCACTCGAGATCATGATCGAAGTCCGCAGCGAGGTAGGCGATATCGGCGTCCGCGGCGTCGGTTTTCGCGCTGTAGTAGGCGTATTTGAGTTCGCGTTCGTGGACGTAAATCGGCGTCTCAGTCCCAGCGAAGGTCTCGAGGCCGCCGGCGTGATCGAGATGCAGGTGAGACTGGATGACGTAATCGATCTCAGAGATAGCGTAGCCGGCGTCGGCGAGGTCGTCCTCGAGCGGCCGCAGGCCGGTGTGTTCGAAGGCGTCGTACAGCGATGCGGGCCAGTGACCGTCGGCCGCGTCGGGATGGGAGCCGGTGTCCCACAGGATCGTTCCGTCGGGGTGGTCGATCACCACGTTGTACACCGGCGCGGTCTCTACCTCGGCGTCCGGGTTCGGTTCACTCGCAGTCGCGAGGCTCGCTCCCTCACGGAGGTTGTTCACGTCGGCAGTGATCGTTCCGCGCTCAATCGGCGTCAGACTCGCATCGACCATAGCGAACACTCGACAACGATTGTATAGTCAGTGGCGGTCTCGGCCGGCCTCGCTCTCGAGCAGTTGGCAATGCCGGCCATAGCACTATTCCACAGCTCGGTGACGTGTCCGTATGGTCAGACTCTCGAGTGGCGTCATCCTCGTTGGTGTCGTCTTCCTGTTCATTCCGATCCCGCCGATTGCAACGATAGCTGGTATCCTCACGATACTCGCTGGAATCGCGCTTCGGTTCCTGTTCGATCTGTAACGATCAGGCAGGGTCGAGTCGGTGCTTCTCAGACAGCCGTTAGGTTGACGGCTTTTAGGACTGGTCCACGAAGGCCACGTATGGAGTCGACGCCCCAAGTTGTCATCGTTGGTGGAGGACTGGCCGGACTCGTCACAGCGCGGCATCTCGCTGGCGGCGGCGTTGACGTGACCCTTCTCGAGGCCCGCGAGACGGTTGGCGGCCGCGTTCGGACGACCGAGCGCGACGGCTATCGCTTCGACCGGGGCTTTCAGGTGCTGTTTACCGCCTACCCAGCAGTCAGGCGAGAACTCGACCTCGAGGCGCTCGACCTCCGACCCTTTTCTCCGGGGGCAACAATCGCAAAGCCGAACCATCGCTCGACGCTTTCGGATCCGCTGCGTGAGCCACGAACCGCACTCGATACGCTGTTCAACCCAGATATTACGCTCGGGGACAAACATCGCGTCCTCTCACTGTGGCGAGACCTCCGCGGGCGCGACCCAGCCGCGGTGTTCGCCGGCGACCGCGACGACGCGGACACCACGATTGCACAGTTCCTTCGCGAGCGGGGCTTTTCCGAGCAGTTCCTCGAGAATTTTATTGGCCCGTTCTACGGCGGGATTACCCTCGACCGGACGCTCGGAACCTCGAGTCGCGTCTTCGAGTACACGTTCGGCGCGCTCGCGTCGGGGTCGATAGCCGTCCCCGCGGCGGGAATGGAAGCGATTCCAACCCAACTCGCCGACCACGCGCGGACGGAGGGCGCAACGCTCGAGACCGGCCTCGAGGTCGAATCGGTCGAGAGCGAGGATGGCGGGGCTGTCGTAACGGGCGTAACTGACGGCGACGCAACCGAGTACGAGGCCGACGCGGTCGTCGTCGCGACCGATCCGCCGACGGCAGCAGCACTCACAGATGTGACGGGAATCCCAACCGACAGTCAGGCTTGCGTGACCCAGTACTACCGCCTGCCCGGGCTGACTGAGTTCGAGAACGACCGTCGCCTCCTGTTGAACGCGACTGCGGAGGGGCCGAACCACGTCGTTCCACACAGCGCCGTTGCCCCCGAGTACGCGCCCGACGACGAGACGCTGCTCAGTGCGACCTACCTCGGCGAACGTGAGGAAAGCGACGAAGAACTCGAGGATCTCACTCGCGAGACGCTCGCCTCGTGGTACCCTGAGCGTGTGTTCGATGGCCTCGAGCGCCTGCATACCGACCGGATCGACTTCGCACAGTTTTCTCAGCCGCCGGGGATCTACGAGCAGTTGCCCGACGTGCGTGACCCCGACGGGCCGGTGTATCTGGCTGGCGACTACACCCGCTGGTCGTCGATCCAGGGCGCGATGGAAAGCGGCCGGCAGGCGGCGCAGGCAGTGCTCGAGGATCTGTCCGGATAGCGAGGACGGGTGGTCAGTGCCTGTCAGCTACGGTGCCTGTCGACAGCGAGGGGACAACGAAGACGCCCATCCCAAAGAGGAGGTAGCTCGCGGGGTCGGGCTCTGGGACTGGCTCGAGCGCCGCGGTCACGATGAGAGCGAGCGCGATGAGGACGAACGCGCGGTAGCCGGCCCGGTAGTGACGGTGACGGCGCTGCTCGTCGAATCGAAGCTGTCCGCGGCGGGCGGCGACGACCTGCCACGCGCCGGCAGTAGCCATGAGTCCTGCAACGAGGAAGACGGGGAGTAGCCGCGTCCACGCGTGCCCGTCAGTGATGTTGAGGGCCGTGAACCCGACCGCGAGGACAACACCGGTTGCGACCAGCACCCAGCCGGTTCGATGCTGCTGGGAGAGCGTCGAGGGTGGGGTCAACAGACGCATACGTGGAATTTTCTTCTGTTAACACTAATACAGTTTATGATTGGCTGATACGCTGACAAATATCGACTGCCCCACTCTCCTCGAGATCGACGACAAGCGTCGTCTCCTTAAGCGAGATGGTGACCCTAGCTTTGCCATCCTCGAGAAGTTCGACATCGCTCAGTTGGACTAGCGACAGCGAGCCGAGCTGGGTCGCCGGCGGCTCGAGGTCGTGGGCGGCGTACAGGTGGCGGACAGCGGGATGGGAGACGAGTAAGTCGGGAATCGGAATCGGGTACGACATCCAGCAGGCCTCGCAGGCGGCTCTCGCGTAGACGGTGTCGTACTGGAGCGTGAATTCGGGGACCGACTCGTGTGGAAAGGAGAACGTGGCTGGTCCCCAACAATAGGGACAGACGCCGCGACGAAGTGAGTCGACGTGAGCCGCATGTCGTCGAAGCACGAGGTCGACAAGCGTCTCGAGGGACTGGTGAGATGCAGCGATTGGCGGGACGGGATACCCCATCGAGACGCCGTGGTCGGGACAGGACAGCGTCAGCAGGTGTTCGTGATGGCGAGCGAGGAGCGACGCTTCGCAGTGGGGACAAGACGCGTCGATAGTCGTCTCGCGAGTCGTCGCATCGGCGTAGATCCCGGATCGGATCGCAGTGACGACCTCGAGCGCGGCGATGGTCGGGCGGTACTGTTCGCGTTCCTTGACGACGAACTCCTCCTGAAGCTTTCCGAGGTGGTAGCTGAACCGGCTCGTATCATCGATGTCGACCAGGTCGTAGAGGGCGGAAAACGAAAGCCAACCGGTCGCCCACGCCTCGTCGTAATGGTCGGCCAGTTCGAACAGGATCTCGAGTCGCGTTTCGTCACCCAGGGCCGCGTAGGCGTCGTCGGGGACGGAATATTCCGAAGTCACGTCTTGTCGTCTCGCACCCGGTCCGAATAATCGTTGGGAACCTGTCAAACACCCAACTTAAATGTCATACAGGTAACAGTTATTGAGTCGGCTCCCAACGGCTCGACCATGGGTGAAACGACCCAACAGCGTGGAGGTATCGACGCTCAAACTGACCGATCCGGGCGCACTCGAGCGCTGGCTATCGTCGCGGGGCTCAGTGTCGCAGCAGTGGGTGCGAACACCGCTGCCAGTTTCCTTGCGGTGCAGTTGCAGTTCATTGGCGGTGATGGACTGACGTTCGCACTCAATCTGCTCGCGGTGCAGTTGTCATTTCTCGTCGTTGGCGTCGGCTACCTATGGTTCCGGCCGGCGATTACCGTGTCAGTTCGGTGGCCAACTCGAGACGAACTGGCCGTTGCCTTTGCCGGGCTCGTAGCCGGACTTGTCGCCGTGTCACTCTCGTTTGTTAGCAGCGACGTAGTGGTTCCCTCCCTCGAGTTGTGGCCCCATTTCTCGGCATATTCGGGATACAACGCCTCATCAGTGACCATGGTGCTCGTCGGAGCAGTGTTGTCGCTGCTAGTCATCGGCCCCGTCGAAGAGTTTCTCTTTCGCGGTGTAATCCAGGGTCGACTACGCGCGGTGTTCGGGCCGGTCGCGGCCATTGGCCTCGCGAGTTTCGTCTTTGCATTCTTTCACTTCTATCTGATCCTCCTGCTTGAGGTCCCCGCCGCGGTCATCGCCCACATGCTCGTCTACTACACAGTAATGGGCGCGATTTTCGGCGTGACCTACGAACGAACGGGGACACTCGTCGTTCCAGCGCTGGTCCACGGCGCGTTCAACGCTGTCCTCTTTCTCAGCGCAGTTCCATTCGCCTAGAGAAAGCGACGGCACTCACCCAGCGGCGGAAACCACAGCGGCGCTTCCTGCCCGTCATCCCAGACCGCCGGGTAGAACGCGTCCGCGTCGGTCACCAGCGGCGACTGGAAGTCTCGAGCGCGCATCCGGTTGACCGTCGCGCCGCCGGCGAGTCGCGTGAACGCGGGGAGTACGAGCACGTCCGCGCCGTCGTAGACGCCGGGACCGTAGAGAACGCAGGGTCGCTTTCGGCCGTCGATTGCGAGTGCGGGATGGTCGTGGCCGATGACGTAACGCTCGACGTCATCGTAAATTGTGGGTTCTTCGTGGCCGTGACAGACGACCGTCTCGCCGTCTGGGAGTCGGTATTCAGGACTCGTTTCGCCGTCGAACACTGACTCGAGCATCGTATCGTGATTACCTGGCGTGACGACCAGCGACGCGCCGGCCTCAGCAATGGTCGACTCGAGGGCCTCGAGATCCCGGGCGACCCTGAGCGGGACGCGGTCGAACGCGTGCAACAGGTCGCCGGCGACGACGACCGTGTCCGGTTCGGTCTGTGCGAGCAGCGAGGCGAGACGGTTCTGTGCGTCGCTACCGTCGTCGATAGGTGCCTCGACGCGCGAGGTCTCGGCGCGGCCGAGGTGCAGGTCGGCGAGAAGCAGGGTGTCGGCGGCCGGGACGTATGCAGCGCGCTCGAGCGGGGAAAACGGTACCTCGACATCGACGGCGGGAGTCACTGTTTCGGCGGGTCGGCGGGGTCCTCAGAGCTGGCGTCCGCATCGGCGGCCGTCTCTGCGCCGGCGGCTCCCGTTCCGTAGCCGTCGGGACGGAACTCGGACTTATCGAGTGCGTCAAAGAGGTCGTACTCGGTCCCGGTCAGGACGTAGAGCACTTCCTCGAGCGGGGCGAGCACCTCGGGAACGATTTTGACGACGAGGTAGGTGATGCCGACGAGGGCGACGACGGAGAGTGACTGGGCGATGTAGTTGTGGGCGACCAGATAGGAGACGCGGTTGGGATCTGCGCCCATGTAGGTCGTCATCAGGGAGACAAGCCAGTCCTGCTGGAACCAGCCCCAGGGAGAGGCAAGGCCGATGAAGACGTTCCGGACGAGGTTGAGGAACCAGATGACGCCGATTGCGAGCGCAAACGCGGTCAGTTTACGCTTCAGCGGTGCCGAGACGGAGGCGACGAGTCCGCCGAAAATTGCCATGCTGCCGATGCCAGTACAGGCAAGGATAATGTAGGTCGTGCGACCGGTGACCGTCTCGTCGGGATCGAAGTCAAAGCGGCTCTGATAGCCGTTTGCGCCCTCGTTGATGCCGGGGCTGTGGCCGAACAGTTCCATGCCGTAATGGGTCTGGACGGCCGTCGTCTCGATCAGCCACGTTCGGACCATCGGAATCGTCTCGACGGGGAGGTAGATCACACCCATGAGCGCAACGGCTTTCGTCAGCACGAACAGCGAGGCCCGACCCTGAAAGAGCAGATAGCCGACGTAGGCACACAGCGGCAGCGCAACCGTCGCCAGAATCGTCTGCAAGGGACTCTGTATCTCACCGTAGTAGTACGGCACCATCGTCAGCCAAAACACGCCGAACAGAACCCATGCCAATGCGCCGGTCCCGCGGGCCAGATCGCGTTCGTCTCGCCACTGCAACACGAGCGCGAGCAGGAACGACCCAATCGCAAGCCACGCAAGCGCGTCCGTGAATCCAATACCGAGATCCGACACGAACGCCACCTGCCCGGCATGCTCGAGGCCGATGCCCGGGCGGCTCCCGGCCATCGAAAGTGGAGACGGCATACTCAAGCAAAACCCATGAACGCGTCGGCTATCAACTTGACGCCTTGGCGACGACAGACCGACGATGTGGGGGACCGCTGCGAAACAGTTAAGTTGATTGTGGGCTATGATAACAATGAACATGGCTTCCAGTGAACTGTCCGCCGGTACACCGCTAGGTCGCTCGCTGACCGTCGAGCGCGTCGATACAGCACCGACAGCGGCCCCAATCCGTCACGTCGACGAGCTCAACCCCGAGACGTTCGAAGCGTTCTATGAGTTGGTCACAGCGGACGTGCCACTACAAGCGGGTGAGAGTGGCCTCGAGCCAGGCGAAATCATAGTCTTCACCGACTACTTCCGGGTCGAAGCACGCTGAGGCGGCGCTGACAGTTCCAGCCAACCGGCAGTATCGAAGCCGTTTTCCCCAGTGCGTTCGTTCCTACGGACATGAACGGCGGTAGTGACATGACCCTCGCGTTCGAACTCGAGGCACTGAAAGAGGTTGCCTCGCCCGAGAACGTCTTCGAAGACGCCAGAGGCTGGACCGAATACATCGGTGTCGTCTCAGAGAAACCGACCTACGTCGTAACGAATTTCACGCGGAAAAACCGCATCCGACAGGATTTCTTCTCCGGCCCGCGGGGCAAAGCAGAGAGTCTCGAGGGTGTCAAAGACCAGTTCCAGACCGACCGCTACGTCTACGTCGGTGTCACCGACGAGGACGAACAGTTAGCCGAACAGGTCGACTGGGAGTATCTGGACGTCGAAGACGCAGCGGAGGCAGCAGACTGGATTCTGGCTGCAAGTGTTGATGACGGTGAAGACGACGCCGAACCGG contains these protein-coding regions:
- a CDS encoding DUF7124 domain-containing protein; translation: MNGGSDMTLAFELEALKEVASPENVFEDARGWTEYIGVVSEKPTYVVTNFTRKNRIRQDFFSGPRGKAESLEGVKDQFQTDRYVYVGVTDEDEQLAEQVDWEYLDVEDAAEAADWILAASVDDGEDDAEPVRDDWP
- the artA gene encoding archaeosortase A; amino-acid sequence: MPSPLSMAGSRPGIGLEHAGQVAFVSDLGIGFTDALAWLAIGSFLLALVLQWRDERDLARGTGALAWVLFGVFWLTMVPYYYGEIQSPLQTILATVALPLCAYVGYLLFQGRASLFVLTKAVALMGVIYLPVETIPMVRTWLIETTAVQTHYGMELFGHSPGINEGANGYQSRFDFDPDETVTGRTTYIILACTGIGSMAIFGGLVASVSAPLKRKLTAFALAIGVIWFLNLVRNVFIGLASPWGWFQQDWLVSLMTTYMGADPNRVSYLVAHNYIAQSLSVVALVGITYLVVKIVPEVLAPLEEVLYVLTGTEYDLFDALDKSEFRPDGYGTGAAGAETAADADASSEDPADPPKQ
- a CDS encoding metallophosphoesterase, which gives rise to MTPAVDVEVPFSPLERAAYVPAADTLLLADLHLGRAETSRVEAPIDDGSDAQNRLASLLAQTEPDTVVVAGDLLHAFDRVPLRVARDLEALESTIAEAGASLVVTPGNHDTMLESVFDGETSPEYRLPDGETVVCHGHEEPTIYDDVERYVIGHDHPALAIDGRKRPCVLYGPGVYDGADVLVLPAFTRLAGGATVNRMRARDFQSPLVTDADAFYPAVWDDGQEAPLWFPPLGECRRFL